The Candidatus Binatus sp. genomic interval ACCGATTCTCCACCCCTTCCACCGACGAAAGTCACTAGTTGCCACCGAGTTCGCGCCACCACGCGGCGAATGCGAACTTTGGTCATTGTCACCGCCCATCGGGCGGTCCGCGCTGCTTTTTGCTGCGCCTCTTTCCAATCCACAGGCATAGATGAGTGGAATTGTACTGCTATCTGGCCGGCTCCAGCGCTCGCGCCTTGAATGTATGCGCGAGGAAAGTAGCTCAGCCCTTAGGCAGGCCCAGTACGCGCTCGCCGATGATGTTGTGCTGGATCTGATTGGTGCCGGCGTAAATTGTCGGCCCGCGCGCCGCGAGCATCCGGAACGACCACTTGCCCTTGTCCATCGCGAATGGCGCGCCAAACTCGAGCTGGCTGTACGGTCCGAGCAGTTCCATCGCATACAGCGCAATCTTGAGCCCCAGCTCGGTGCCGCAAAGCTTCATCATCGATCCTTCCGGCCCCGGCGGCATCCCCTTGAGCTGGCGCGTGAGCTGGCGATAGCCGGTGTACCTGAGCGCCTGCGCCTCCGCCGCGAATTCCGCGATCTTCTGCCGCACGCTCGAATCGTCCCACGCGCTGGCGCCGTCGCGCGGCAGCCGCTTCGCAAGCGCCGCGAGTTCCTGCACCTCGCCGACGGCACCCTCGCCACCGCCGCCGCCACGCTCGAACATCAGGGTGGTCATCGCGACCTGCCAGCCATTATTTTTCTCGCCGACGATATTTTTCTTCGGCACCCGCACGTCTTCGAAAAAAACTTCGTTGAAGCCCTTGCCGCCGGTCATCTGCACCAGCGGACGCACGGTGATTCCGGGACTGTGCATGTCGATCAGCAGATAGCTGATTCCCTTATGCTTCGGCGCGTCGGGATCGGTCCGCACCAGCGCGAAAATCATGTCGGCATGCTGCGCCATCGAGGTCCACACTTTCTGGCCATTGACGATGAAATCGTCGCCATCCTCGATCGCGCGCGTCTGCACCGACGCCAAATCACTGCCGGAGCCCGGCTCCGAGTATCCTTGGCACCATACTTCCTCGCCCTTGAGGATGCGCGGAATATGATGCCGCTTCTGTTCCTCGGTGCCCCAATGCATCAGGGTCGGGCCGAGCAGGCTGATGCCCATCCCGATGAACGGCTCGTTGAGTCCGAGCCGGCTCAGCTCTTCGCGAAAGATCAAACGCCGCATGACGGTCGCACCGCGTCCGCCGTATTCCTTGGGCCAATTGACCGCGACCCATCCGCCCTCGTTGAGTTTCTTGTGCCAGTTGACGCGCGCTTCCCAGTCGCCCTCGCCTTCATCCGCCATGATATTGCTTGGCGGCGGCGCGAATTTCCTGTTGGCCTCGAGCCACGCGCGAACTTCGGTGCGAAACGATTCGTCTTCGGTGCTGAAATTAAAATCCACTGAGGTGTCCTTTCTATGCAGAAAATCCCGGTTGTAAATTTGGATGCGTTGACGCGGAGCCTTTTTGGCAGAGTCTCGATCCTGTGGTCTGAAACTTAGACCAGTTGCGCGCTCTCCGCAAAGCGCCGGATGGCGGCATCGCGCGTTCCGGCGCGGCATGCTGTCCTAATTTGAGTGCGTTTTTCGTCGGCGCTTTTTGGGTTTGAAAATGAGAGGCCTGGTGATTTTTTCGTACAGGGCGAACAGGTGTTCGACGCGTTGGCGTTCGTTCTCGAAAGGTTGCGGGCGATAGCAGCGATCAACGGCTCGGTCCAACTCGGCATGGGCCTTGACGAGGACTGGCGGCATCCTCAATGGGTCGTAAAGGTCGGCTAACGTCGCGTCAGGAAATTCCTTGCGCGCGTCCAGCACCACCTGCGCGGATTCCGCTACAACCGCACGCTGTTTGTCCGTGGGTGCTTCGGGCCACGG includes:
- a CDS encoding acyl-CoA dehydrogenase codes for the protein MDFNFSTEDESFRTEVRAWLEANRKFAPPPSNIMADEGEGDWEARVNWHKKLNEGGWVAVNWPKEYGGRGATVMRRLIFREELSRLGLNEPFIGMGISLLGPTLMHWGTEEQKRHHIPRILKGEEVWCQGYSEPGSGSDLASVQTRAIEDGDDFIVNGQKVWTSMAQHADMIFALVRTDPDAPKHKGISYLLIDMHSPGITVRPLVQMTGGKGFNEVFFEDVRVPKKNIVGEKNNGWQVAMTTLMFERGGGGGEGAVGEVQELAALAKRLPRDGASAWDDSSVRQKIAEFAAEAQALRYTGYRQLTRQLKGMPPGPEGSMMKLCGTELGLKIALYAMELLGPYSQLEFGAPFAMDKGKWSFRMLAARGPTIYAGTNQIQHNIIGERVLGLPKG